A genomic window from Gemmatimonadaceae bacterium includes:
- a CDS encoding amidohydrolase family protein: MLLALTISVALAADTLVYPVLNHGKPRGEMRVVTDADSVVVTYGHIDRNRGRWVQNRYTVDANGRIVAAEARPMTRDGEVSAATDRYRVHGDSVTITRGTITRGMPRGTGFVALNSATAWDLAATVRHLLAAPGMEAPALPQSSAVRLVIAADTTLRTPHGPARVRLAMLHGQGATPRGVWVDGDGRLVASLAEWFITVHPDFVEALPTLRTIELAYRERLAAGMAARLQPSAQGTVVIHNADVFDAERGVILPNHSIAIADGRITQVGPTAGFRAPRGAQRVDASGKTVIPGMWDMHSHVFSATQTDGAFRNLAIGVTTIRDMAADTDIATSLRDRANSGAIVSPQVVLAGIIEGPQLWAGPTDVIVSTEDEARATVAMYDSLGYRQLKLYNLVHPDLVPTIAEEAKRRGMRLSGHVARGLTVPAAIRLGYDEINHAAFLFSTFHQDSLYWPVMRAYSAVATVVAPNTDVDGPAMRALIADLKAHGTVIDGTFNLWLRDSTGADSVSAKAGNRAYLTLIRRLHEAGITLVPGTDGSSYNRELEHYEMAGIPAAQVLQLATIVSARVMGLDAESGSIAAGKVADLVIIDGKPTERIADLRRVEMVFRRGRGYTPAALLGAANTSTERP; the protein is encoded by the coding sequence ATGCTTCTCGCGCTCACCATCTCCGTCGCCCTCGCCGCCGACACGCTGGTGTACCCTGTGCTCAACCACGGCAAGCCACGTGGTGAGATGCGCGTGGTGACCGATGCGGACTCCGTCGTCGTCACCTACGGACACATCGACCGCAACCGCGGGCGCTGGGTGCAGAATCGGTACACAGTGGACGCCAACGGCCGGATCGTGGCCGCCGAGGCGCGTCCGATGACGCGGGACGGCGAAGTCAGCGCCGCCACCGACCGCTATCGCGTGCACGGCGACTCGGTGACGATCACGCGCGGGACGATCACGCGCGGGATGCCGCGAGGGACGGGCTTCGTCGCGCTCAACAGCGCCACGGCCTGGGACCTCGCGGCGACGGTGCGGCACCTGCTCGCCGCGCCGGGGATGGAAGCGCCGGCGCTGCCGCAGAGTTCCGCGGTGCGCCTCGTGATTGCCGCCGACACGACCCTGCGCACGCCGCACGGCCCTGCCCGCGTCCGGCTTGCGATGCTGCACGGCCAGGGCGCTACGCCGCGGGGCGTGTGGGTGGACGGCGACGGCAGGCTGGTGGCCAGCCTCGCCGAGTGGTTCATCACCGTGCATCCGGATTTCGTGGAGGCGCTGCCGACGCTGCGCACGATCGAGCTGGCCTACCGCGAGCGTCTCGCGGCGGGGATGGCGGCGCGGCTGCAGCCGAGTGCCCAGGGGACGGTGGTCATCCATAACGCTGATGTGTTTGACGCCGAGCGCGGCGTGATCCTTCCCAACCACAGCATCGCCATCGCCGACGGACGCATCACGCAGGTGGGGCCGACGGCCGGGTTCCGTGCGCCGCGCGGCGCGCAGCGCGTGGACGCCAGCGGCAAGACCGTCATCCCCGGGATGTGGGATATGCACTCACACGTCTTCTCGGCCACGCAGACCGACGGCGCATTCCGGAACCTGGCCATCGGCGTGACGACCATCCGCGATATGGCGGCCGACACCGACATCGCGACCTCGCTGCGCGACCGCGCCAACTCCGGCGCGATCGTCTCGCCGCAGGTGGTGCTGGCCGGCATCATCGAAGGGCCGCAGCTCTGGGCCGGCCCGACGGACGTGATCGTGAGCACCGAGGATGAAGCCCGTGCCACGGTCGCGATGTACGACTCGCTCGGCTACCGCCAGCTCAAGCTCTACAACCTCGTGCATCCTGACTTGGTGCCGACCATCGCCGAGGAAGCGAAGCGGCGCGGGATGCGGCTCTCCGGACACGTCGCGCGCGGGCTCACCGTGCCGGCCGCCATCCGGCTCGGCTACGACGAGATCAACCACGCGGCGTTCCTCTTCTCGACCTTCCACCAGGACTCGCTGTACTGGCCCGTGATGCGCGCGTACTCGGCGGTGGCGACGGTCGTCGCGCCTAACACCGATGTGGACGGCCCGGCGATGCGCGCGCTCATCGCCGATCTCAAGGCGCACGGCACGGTAATCGACGGCACGTTCAACCTGTGGCTGCGCGACAGCACCGGGGCGGACTCGGTGAGCGCGAAGGCAGGCAACCGCGCGTACCTGACGCTGATCCGCCGCCTGCACGAAGCGGGCATCACGCTGGTGCCGGGAACGGACGGCTCGAGCTACAACCGCGAGCTCGAGCACTACGAGATGGCGGGCATCCCCGCAGCGCAGGTGCTGCAGCTGGCGACCATCGTGTCGGCGCGCGTGATGGGACTCGACGCCGAGTCCGGCAGCATCGCGGCCGGCAAGGTCGCGGACTTGGTGATCATCGACGGCAAGCCGACGGAGCGGATTGCCGACCTGCGGCGTGTGGAGATGGTGTTCCGGCGGGGGCGCGGGTACACGCCGGCCGCATTGCTCGGGGCCGCGAACACCAGCACGGAGCGGCCTTAG
- a CDS encoding PQQ-dependent sugar dehydrogenase: MRPFAFLRTLGLFAVLSLAACSRPLTSDARAIQSPTPGYTTGVVTTETVAEGLEYPWGMAFLPDGRILVTERPGRLRLVGTDGSLSAPLDGVPQVAARGQGGLLGIALDPNFATTPWVYLSYAEPGEDGSGTSVARGRLVGNALTDVQVIYRQRPKLSGNGHFGSRLVFARDGLLFVTQGDRQQYRDRAQDLTQGMGKVVRIHPDGQVPSDNPFVAHSGAQPEIWSYGHRNVQGAALHPQTGRLWTVEHGARGGDELNHPEAGKNYGWPVITYGRDYSGLPIGEGTAREGMEQPVYFWDPVIAPSGMTFYTGSRYTGWNGSVLIGSLTPGGLVRLTLTGDRVTGEERHLGELRERIRDVVQGPDGYLYLLTDNSRGRVLRVVPVAGAGAP; this comes from the coding sequence ATGCGCCCGTTCGCCTTCCTCCGTACGCTCGGCCTGTTCGCGGTGCTGAGCCTCGCCGCCTGCTCGCGCCCGCTCACCTCGGATGCGCGCGCCATCCAGTCGCCGACGCCGGGATACACCACTGGCGTCGTCACCACCGAGACCGTCGCCGAGGGACTCGAGTATCCCTGGGGAATGGCCTTCCTGCCGGACGGGCGTATCCTCGTGACCGAGCGGCCGGGCCGGCTGCGCCTCGTCGGTACCGATGGGTCGCTCTCGGCTCCGCTGGACGGAGTGCCTCAAGTGGCGGCGCGAGGGCAGGGCGGGTTGCTGGGCATAGCGCTCGATCCGAACTTCGCGACGACGCCGTGGGTGTATCTCAGCTACGCCGAGCCGGGCGAGGACGGGTCGGGCACCAGCGTCGCGCGCGGACGGCTCGTCGGGAACGCGCTGACGGACGTGCAGGTGATCTATCGCCAGCGACCGAAGCTCAGCGGCAATGGGCACTTCGGGTCGCGCCTCGTCTTCGCGCGCGACGGCCTGCTGTTCGTCACGCAGGGTGACCGCCAGCAGTATCGTGACCGCGCGCAGGATCTCACCCAGGGGATGGGCAAAGTCGTGCGCATCCATCCCGACGGCCAGGTGCCGAGCGACAATCCGTTCGTCGCGCATTCCGGCGCGCAGCCCGAGATCTGGTCGTACGGGCATCGCAACGTCCAGGGTGCGGCACTGCATCCGCAGACCGGCCGTCTATGGACCGTCGAGCACGGCGCACGCGGCGGTGACGAGCTCAACCATCCGGAGGCCGGCAAGAACTACGGCTGGCCCGTGATCACCTACGGCCGCGACTATAGCGGCCTGCCGATCGGCGAGGGCACCGCGCGCGAGGGAATGGAGCAGCCGGTGTACTTCTGGGATCCGGTCATCGCGCCCAGCGGAATGACCTTCTACACCGGCTCGCGCTACACGGGATGGAACGGCAGCGTGCTGATCGGGTCGTTGACGCCCGGTGGCTTGGTGCGCCTCACGCTTACAGGCGACCGCGTGACTGGCGAGGAGCGCCACCTCGGCGAGTTGCGCGAGCGCATCCGCGACGTGGTGCAGGGACCGGACGGCTACCTGTACCTGCTCACCGACAACTCGCGCGGGCGCGTGCTGCGGGTGGTGCCGGTGGCCGGAGCGGGAGCGCCGTGA
- a CDS encoding magnesium transporter encodes MSDARSKRPTPSLSSEQLKRSIGNLGPAEAADALEALDPQQAAEVLQAINPSLVGDILPEMEDAKRESMFAAAPEGVTAQWSLNLSFPEGSVGRLMEMPPLTFRPEETVGAASDRVRSVPRTVFFTYAFVLDAERRLVGVCTMRDLLAADDHATLGDIMLRDVFALQPGTELGDAMKSVVHRHYPVYPVTDDVGRFLGQVRGSAMFQEQAIEISAQPGQMVGVNEEERLLTPWPRSLKFRHPWLQLNLLTAFLAAAVVGFFQDTLDQMVILALFLPVLAGQSGNTGCQALAVTLRGMTLGELDKGAGKKLVSKEALLGVLNGFLVGLVAAAGMFFVARAQGNPHALGLAGIVVLAMVGSCVISGISGALIPLTLQRVGADPATASSIFLTTATDVASMGMLLGLATMFLM; translated from the coding sequence GTGTCCGACGCCCGCTCGAAGCGCCCCACGCCCTCGCTGAGCTCCGAACAGCTCAAGCGTTCCATCGGCAACCTTGGACCCGCCGAGGCCGCCGATGCACTCGAGGCCCTCGACCCACAACAGGCCGCCGAGGTGCTTCAGGCGATCAACCCCTCGCTGGTCGGCGACATCCTCCCCGAAATGGAGGACGCGAAGCGCGAGTCGATGTTCGCGGCCGCGCCGGAAGGCGTCACCGCGCAGTGGTCGCTCAACCTCTCGTTCCCGGAGGGCAGCGTCGGCCGCCTGATGGAGATGCCGCCGCTGACGTTCCGCCCCGAAGAGACCGTCGGGGCGGCCTCGGACCGCGTGCGCAGCGTGCCGCGGACGGTGTTCTTCACCTACGCCTTCGTGCTCGACGCCGAACGCCGGCTCGTCGGCGTGTGCACGATGCGCGACCTGCTGGCCGCCGACGACCACGCGACGCTGGGCGACATTATGCTGCGCGACGTGTTCGCGCTGCAGCCGGGCACCGAACTCGGCGACGCGATGAAGTCGGTCGTCCATCGCCACTATCCGGTCTACCCCGTCACCGACGACGTCGGCCGCTTCCTCGGTCAGGTGCGCGGCAGCGCGATGTTCCAGGAGCAGGCGATCGAGATCTCCGCACAGCCCGGCCAGATGGTCGGTGTCAATGAAGAGGAACGTCTGCTCACGCCGTGGCCGCGATCGCTCAAGTTCCGGCATCCGTGGCTGCAACTGAACCTGCTCACCGCGTTCCTCGCGGCGGCGGTCGTCGGGTTCTTCCAGGACACGCTCGACCAGATGGTCATCCTCGCGCTGTTTCTGCCCGTGCTCGCGGGACAGAGCGGCAACACCGGCTGTCAGGCGCTGGCGGTCACGCTGCGCGGGATGACGCTGGGCGAGCTCGACAAGGGTGCGGGCAAGAAGCTCGTGTCCAAGGAAGCCCTGCTCGGCGTGCTGAACGGCTTCTTGGTCGGCCTGGTCGCCGCCGCCGGGATGTTCTTCGTAGCGCGGGCCCAGGGCAATCCGCACGCCCTCGGCCTTGCGGGCATCGTCGTGCTGGCGATGGTGGGCTCCTGCGTGATCAGCGGAATCAGCGGCGCGCTCATCCCACTGACGCTGCAGCGCGTGGGCGCCGACCCGGCGACGGCCTCGAGCATCTTCCTCACCACGGCGACGGACGTGGCCTCGATGGGAATGCTGCTTGGGCTGGCGACGATGTTCCTGATGTAG